The Streptomyces venezuelae genomic interval CCGATGATGTAGGCGGAGCCGAAGATCTGGAAGGAGTGGATGGTCTCCAGGAGGACGTTGAAGAAGAGCACCGGGGAGATCATCGGCAGCGTGATGTGCCAGAACCTCCGCCACGGGCTCGCCCCGTCGACCTGTGCCGCCTCGTACAACTCCCTTGGCACCTGCTTGAGTCCGGCCAGGAAGATGACCATGGGGGCGCCGAACTGCCAGACGGTCAGCGCGACCAGGGCGTAGATGATGCGGTCGGGGTCGCCGATCCAGCCGCCGGCGTCCAGGCCGAAGACCCGCTGGGCGCGGTCGACGGCGGCGCCGTCGGAGAAGATCGCGCGCCAGACGATGGCGATGGAGACGCTCGCGCCGATGAGCGAGGGCGCGTAGAACGCGGCCCGGTAGAAGCCCTGTCCGCGCCGGCTCTGGTTGAGCAGCAGGGCGACGCCGAGCGCGGCGGCCAGTTTCAGCGGGGTGCCGATCACCACGTACCAGCCGGTGATCTCGACGGAGGTGCGCCAGCGGGGGTCGCCGAACATCTCGGTGAAGTTGTCGAGGCCGATCCACTTCGGGGCGTCGAAGAGGTTGTAGTCGGTGAAGGCGAAGTAGAGCGAGGCCACCATGGGACCGGCGGTGAGCAGGAGGAAGCCCGCGATCCAGGGGGACATGAAGAGATAGCCCGCGAGGTTCTCGCGGCGGGCCCGGTGGGGGCGGGGCGTGCGGCCCGCCGCCCGGGGCGGGCGCCCGCCGCCGGCCGGGGAGTCCGCGGAGGCGGCTTCCCCGGCGGTGCGGGTCACCGGCACGGGGGTCGGTGCGGAGGTCACGGCGGCGTCCATCAGGAGGAGAGCGCCGTCTTCGCCTCGGTGAAGTACTGCTTCACCGCGTCGGCGACCGGCCGCTCCCCGAGGGACATCTCCTCGGCGAGCCGCATGAACGCGGCCTCGCAGACGTCGGCGCCGGCCGGGTGCGGTGTGATCGGCTCCAGGACGCGGGACTCGACGAGCTGCTTCTCGTACGCGGCGATCTGCTTGCCGACCTCGTCGGTCGGTACGTACGCCTGGTACTGGGCCTCGGTGGCCGGGACGCCCCGGTCGTACCCCATGATCTTCCCGACCTCGGGGTCGTGGACCATGAAGTCGATGAACTGGGCGGCCTCCTTGGGGTGCTCGGTGCGCTTGGAGGCGCTGAGCATGAGGGAGCCGAGGTACTGGCCGGTCTTGCGGCCGTCCGTGGTGGGGATGGGGGCCAGGCCGTACCGGCTCTTGCCCTCGGCGGTGTAGCGGACGGCGAAGTTGTCCCAGGTGAACTCGCAGCCGGCGAGTTCGGCGGTCACGGCCGACTTGGGCTTGGCCGGGATGGTCTTCTTCGGGTCGGCGTAGACGCCGGACTTCACCCGCGCCGCGGCCTTGGTCCACCAGTCCGTCAGGTCCGCCTCGGTGAAGCCGAGGCCGGAGGTGGTGAAGAAGGCCTTGCCCTGCTGGCGCAGGTAGAGGTCGTACAGGTACATGATCCCGTACGGACCCGCGTCGCCGGCCCGGCCCTGGGTCTGCCGGATCCTGGCGAGGGCCTCGTGGTACTCGTCCCAGGTCCAGCCGGGCTTCGGGCTGACCCCGGCCTTGGTGAAGACGGCCTGGTCGACGACGAGGGCCATCGAGTTGCTGCCGACGGGGACGCCGAGCAGCTTGCCGTCGACCTCGCCGAACTTCTCCAGGCCGGCCCGGAAGCCGTCGAGGCGGAGGTTCCCCGCCCCGGCCTGCTCGCGCAGGTCGAGAAGGACGTTCTTCGCGTCGTACTTGCGCAGGAAGCCGATGGCGTTCTGGAAGACGTCCGGCGCGTTGCCGCCGGACGCCTGGGTGTTGAACTTCTTCCAGAAGTCGGCGTAGGGCTGGAAGTCGGTCTTGATCTTGATCTTCGGGAACTTCTTCTCGAAGAGCGCGATCGACTGGTTGATCCGCTTGGCCCGGTCCTCCGAGCCCCACCAGCTGTACCGAAGGGTGACGGTGCCGTCTCCGGAGCCCGAGCCGGTGCCACAGCCCGCCGCGGTCAGGCCGAGGGCCGCAAGGGAGCCGCCGGCGACCTTCAGCATGCTCCGACGGTCAACAGTGCCTTGAGTGCGCACAGTTCGTCCTCCGCGCGTTAATGGAACGTTTCAGGAAAGCGCTTGCTGGGACAAAGTAGGGTCGCCGGCCAGCCACGTCAACGCTTGCGACCGGATCTTCCGAAGCGCTTCGAATCGAGCGAGGTGAGGACGCTTGTGAAAGGATTCAACAGGAGCTCTGTCAGGCCAGCCGGATGACGTTCCAGGACATCGGCTCCAGGACCGCCCGCAGCAGCCCGTCGTCGAGCGTCGAGCCGTCCACCGTGTGCGGCAGGACCCGCTCCGGTTCCGCCGCCGTGTTGCGGGCCTCGGGGTCCGCGTCGGCGAGCGCGCTGTGCTCGACGACCCGGTCGAGACCTAGCCCGCGCAGGGTCACCTCCAGCGGCAGGGGCGATTCCCGGTCGCGGTTGACGGCGAAGACCGTCACGGTGCCGTCCTCGGCGCGTACCGCCGTGGCGTGGAGCAGGGGAACCTCCCCGTACTTCGCCGTGGGGTACGCGGGCGAGTCCACGCGGACGTCGAGGACCGTGCCCCGGCCGTGCCGGGAGGCCTGGGCGAAGGGGAAGAAGGTGGTCTGCCGCCAGGCGGGGCCGCCGGGCTCGGTCATGATCGGGGCGATCACATTGACGAGCTGGGCGAGGCAGGCCACCGCGACCCGGTCGGCATGGCGCAGCAGCGTGATGACGAGGCTGCCGAGGACGACGGCGTCGGCGACGGTGTAGACGTCCTCCAGGAGCCGTGGGGCCTCCTGCCAGTCCTCCACCGCGTGCGGGTTGGGCCGGCGCTGGTACCAGACGTTCCACTCGTCGAAGGAGAGCGTCAGCTTCTTCGCGGACTTCAGCCGGGCGCCGACATGGTCGCAGGTCGCGACAACCTCCTCGATGAAGGCCTCCATCTCGACGGCGGAGGCGAGGAAGGAGTCGCGGTCGCCGTCCACCTCCTCGTAGTACGCGTGCAGCGAGACGTGGTCCACGACCTCGTACGTCTCCGCCAGGACCGTCGCCTCCCAGGCGGCGAAGGTCGGCAGCCCGCGCGCGGAGCTGCCGCAGGCGACGAGTTCGAGGTCCGGGTCGATGCTCCGCAGGGCGCGCGCGGTCTGCGCGGCGAGCCTGCCGTACTCCTCGGCGGTCTTCTGGCCGGTCTGCCAGGTGCCGTCCATCTCGTTGCCCAGGCACCACAGGCGGATGCCGAAGGGGTCCTTGTCGCCGTGGGCGACGCGGCGGTCGGAGAGCTCGGTGCCGCCGGGGTGGTTGGCGTACTCGACGAGGTCCATGGCCTCGGTGATGCCGCGGGTGCCGAGGTTGATCGCCATCATCGGCTCGGTCTGGGGTCCGGCCTTCCGCAGGAAGGTCATGAACTCGCTCAGGCCGAAGCGGTTGGTCTCGGTGGACCGCCAGGCGACGTCGAGCCGGCGCGGCCGCTCGTCGACCGGGCCGACGCCGTCCTCCCAGCGGTGGCCGGAGACGAAGTTGCCGCCGGGGTAGCGGATCGCGGTGACGCCCAGTTCACGGACGAGCTCCAGGACGTCGGTGCGCAGACCGTCCTCGTCGGCGGCCGGGTGGCCGGGCTCGTGGATGCCGGTGTAGACGCAGCGCCCGAGGTGCTCGACGAAGGAGCCGAAGAGGCGGGGGTCGACGGGGGCGACGGTGAAGTCGGGGTCGAGGGTGAAGCGGGCGGTGCGCTCGGGGAGTGACACGCGGATCCCTTTCGTTCGAAATATCGACCACTGGTCGTGTGTCCGAACGAGAAGGTAGGAGCAGGGACTTCGGGCGTCAATGGATCACCGAAGGGGCCGGGCACGCGTGAAGGCCGGGCGGCCCCCTCTCGGGGTCCACCCGGCCTCGTCGCACGCGGAGCCGTCTCCATGCGGGGCGGGCTGCTACTCGAGCAGCTCCGCGTACGAGCCCATGGCCAGGGCGATGTCCGCCTGGGCCCAGAACCGGTGGTAGGTGAAGACGGGGGCCGCGCCGCCCGCCAGGTAGGCCTCGATCTTCGGCCAGGCCGGGTCGTCCTGGTAGAAGCTGCGCATCGAGGCGAAGGTGGAGGAGGCGTTCACCGTGTCGCCGTTCGGCATGACGCCTGTCCAGCCGCTCGGGACGAACACCGGGTCGTCGAAGCGGTTGTAGTCGGCGCGGGTCTCCTCGACGGCGATGCCCAGCGGGTCCTGGTGGTGGTCCCACATGCCGTCGAGCAGGGCCTTGGCGACGCGCTTGGCCTCGGCGTGGCCGGACTTGGCCGCGTAGTAGGTGAGGGTCTTGGCGTAGGCGGCGGCGACACCGACGTCGTTCGTGTAGTCGGCGACGGTGACGTGCAGGCCGGCGTTGGCGCCGGGGTTCGCCGCGTTCCAGGTGTCGGGCGCACCGGACCACTGGAGGGTGGAGGGGATGCGATAGGTGCCGTCCGGGTTGATCGTGGTCTTGGACAGCGCCCAGGAGACCCACTTGTCGAGGACGGTCTTCGCCTCGGCGTCACCGGTCTGCTGGTAGTACTCGGCGACCCGCTCCATGGACCAGGCCTGGAAGCCGAACCACTGGTTGGACGCCGGGTCGTGGTAGACGGGCTTCTCGTCGTAGAAGAGGCCGTGGAAGGTGGGCGTGCCGGCCGGCGGGGTGGCGTAGCGGCCCTGCCAGCTGTTGGTGGCACCGCCGGCGATGGCGCCCTCGTCGGACTGGAGCCAGCGGTAGAACTCCAGCTGGCGGTCGAGGCTGGTCGCCCAGTCGGCCTGGCCCGTCGCGGACTTGGGCTTGAGGGGGGCGTAGGAGCTGAGAGCGTACGCGGCGAGCGGGTTCTGGTAGCCGCTGTGGTTGTGGCTGGAGCCGATGCGCCAGGACCAGCCGGCGGAGGTGTCGGTGGCACCGCCCCAGGCGTAGTACCAGGAGAGCAGGTAGGTGGCGCTGTCCTTGCCGGTGCCCGCGGGGCAGGCGGTCGGTCCGACGCAGTTGCCGGCCTTCTTGAAGTACTTGTCGAACATCGCGTACCGCAGGTAGTCGCCCATCTTGGCGGCCTTGCCGACGGTCGCGGACACCTGGGCACCCTTGCCCTGCTGCTTGGCCCAGAGGTCGGCCCAGTAGGCGGCCTGGACGGCACGGGCGTCGGCGTCGGGGGCGTTGGTGAACTTCCACTGCTTGGCGTAGGAGGCGTCCCCGGTGAAGAGGTCCAGATAGCCGTTCCGCCCGCCGTAGGAGAAGTTGTCGCAGGTGGGGTGGGTGACGGTCTCCCAGACGGACTCCTGCGGTCCGCGCTGGAAGGTGTTGATGTAGGAGGGGCCGGTCGCCGTCGGTCCGGCGGAGCACTTCCCGGGCTCGTTGCCGAAGCCGTAGACGTTGTCGACGTCCTGGATCCAGTGCATGCCGTAGATGTCGTCGGTGCCGTAGGCGCCCTTGAGCTCGCCGGCGATCGGGTCGGAGCCCGAGGTCACGCCGCCGTCGAGCCGGGCCGGGTACTGCGAGGGCAGGTCCCACTCGGGAGCGTAGGTCGCCGGCTTGGAGGCGTTGTACGAACCGGTGGTGGGCGTGTCGGCGTGAGTGGGGATCATGAATTTCTCCATGGTCTCCCAGGCGCCGTTGAACTTGGTCCAGTCGCCGGTGATCTTGCCGTACATGGCCTGGAGCCAGATGAGGTAGCTGTACGCCTCCGAGGTCGTCTCGTGCCCGTGGTCGGGGGCCTCGACGATCAGGGTCTCGACGGAGTGGTACGGGATGCCCTCGGGCGAGAAGTAGCCGTTGGCCGGGTTGGTGATCTTCCCGTGGAGGTCGAGGAAGCGGGCGTCGTACGTGGAGTTCGCGGCCAGCTGGGCGACGGTGACCTCGGCCTTGGCGTGGCCGGGGGCGGTCGCGGTGAAGACGGCCGAGCCGGTGCCGGTGGCCGCGGCGGCGACGGTCACCTTCTGGGCGGTGTTCCAGTTCGCCGGGGTGAAGGTGAGGGTCGCGGGGGTCGCGGTGAGGTTGGTGTTGCCGGAGGTACGGGCGACACTCACCGTGACGTTCGCGGTGGGGGCGGTGGAGAGCTTCAGGTCGAAGGTGCCGGTCGCGCCCTGGCGGACGCCGAGCTGGCTCGGGGAGGCGACGAGCGCGGCCCCCGCGGCGACGGTGATGCCGACGGGCGCCGACTCGGCGGAGGCGCCGAGGCTGTCGTAGGCCTTGGCGTACAGGGAGTGGGAGCCGGCGGCGAGACCCGCCGCGCTGAAGGTGAACGGCGCGGTGGTGTCCGTACCGAGGAGCGTGGTGTCGCTGTAGAACTCCACCTTGCCGACGGTGGCTCCGTCGGCCGCCGCGGCGGTGGCGGCCAGCGGGACCGCGTCGCCCGCGGTGAAGACGGCGCCCGCGGTGGGGCTGGTCAGGACGGCGACCGGTGGCTGGTGGGCGCCGGTGCAGGGGGTGCCGTTGACCGCGAAGGCGGTGGGGGCGGCGTTGGCACCGCTGTAGGTGAACTGGGCGCCGGTGGTGGTGGCGGCGCCGGCGGCGAGGGTTCCGTTCCAGGACGCGTTGGTCACCGTGACGTTCTTGCCGGACTGGGACCAGTTGCCGCTCCAGCCGTTGGTGAGCTTCTGGTCACCGGCGTAGGAGTAGGTCAGCGTCCAGCCGTTGAGGGCTTCGGCCGCCCGGTTGGTGAGCGTGAGTTCGGCGGTGAAGCCCGAACCCCAGTCGTTCGTCCTGTAGTCGACGCTGCACTGCACGGATGCGGCCTGGGCGGTGGAGACGGCGCCGAAGGCCGTGAGACCCAGGGGGAGGGAGAAGGCCGCGGCCAGCGCGGTCAGTGGCCGACGTGGTCGTAGTCGATGCATGCGGGTGGTTCTCCTCGCGGCTCGGGAGGATGGGGGTGCGAAGAGCGGATGGGCCTGTAGGGACAAGCCCTGAACCAGTGGGAGCGCTCCCACTGTGCAGTTGGGCCGCATCGGCGTCAAGACGTGCGAAGAGTCGAAGGCGAATGACGAGGAAATTTACCCAACCCCTCTTTTCCTTGGGGACAGTTGACGCTACGGTCTGCCCGACCAGTGGGAGCGAATCCGTCCGGCCGGCGCATCACCCGTGGTGTGCCCTCGCTGCGAGGACTCGCTCATGCGACATCCCCCACGTCTTTCCGCGCTGCTCGCAGGAGCGGCGCTCACGATGGCGAGCACCGCGTTCGCCGTCATGGGTACGGCCTCAGGAGCCGCGGCCGCATCCGTCTGCACAGTGGAGTACTCGGTCGTCGGCCAGTGGGGCGGCGGCTACCAGGGCGCCGTCACTGTCACCAACAACAGTGCTGCGCTGAGCAGTTGGAGCCTCGGCTTCGACTTCCCGGCCGGCCAGGCCGTCAGTCAGGGCTGGGGCGGCAAGTGGTCCCAGTCCGGGGCCTCCGTCACGGTCGTGAACGAGAGCTGGAACGCGGCGCTCGGCACGGGCGCCAAGGTGACGGGCGGCTTCATCGCCTCCTGGACGGGTGCCAACACGGCACCCACCGCCTTCACGCTGAACGGCACGCCGTGCGACACGGGCGTGCCGCCGACCCCGACGCCCACGCCGTCGACCCCGACGCCGACCCCTACCGCCCCGACGACTCCGCCCACCACTCCCCCGACCACCCCGCCCACCACTCCCCCGACCTCGCCGCCGACTCCCGTCACCGGCGCGCCCGAACTCGGCGTCACGGGAAACAAGTTCACCGACCAGAACGGCGCGGTCCGCCGCCTCCTCGGCGTCAACCGCTCCGGCGGCGAGTTCATGTGCGTCCAGGGCCACGGCTTCTTCGACGGTCCCGTCGACGACGCCTCGGTCAAGGCCATCGCCGACTGGAAGGCCAACACGGTCCGCATCCCCCTCAACGAGGAATGCTGGCTCGGCCTGGACAACATCAAGCCCGAGTACCGGGGCACGAACTACATCGACGCGGTCAAGGACCTGGTGACCAAGGTCCTCGCCCACGGCATGACCCCGGTCGTCGAACTGCACTGGACGCACGGCCAGTACACGGGCAACTCGGCGGGCTGCTCCGACGTGCACGCCTCCTGCCAGAAGCCGATGCCGGGCGCCCGGTACACGCCGGCGTTCTGGACCTCGGTGGCGAACACCTTCAAGAACGACAAGCGGGTCGTCTTCGACCTGTTCAACGAGCCCTATCCGGACCGGGCGACCTCCACCGCGACCCAGGCCTGGTCCTGCTGGCGCGACGGCGGCACCTGCCCCGGCATCGGCTACGAGGTCGCCGGCATGCAGGCCCTGGTGGACGCGGTCCGCGCCACGGGGGCGAAGAACCTCGTTCTCGTCCCGGGCATCGCGTACTCCAACGACCTGAGCCAGTGGCGCGCGTACAAACCCACTGACCCGGCGGGCAATCTGGCCGCCGCCTGGCACGTCTACAACTTCAACACCTGCGCCGACGAGACGTGCTGGAACAACACCCTCGCCCCCGTGGCCGCCGAGGTTCCTCTCCTCGCCGGCGAGATCGGTGAGAACACCTGCGGACACGCATTCATCGACCGCGTCATGAAGTGGTTCGACGACCGCGGCCTCTCGTACCTGGGCTGGACCTGGAACACCTGGAACTGCAACTCCGGTCCCGCGCTGATCAGTTCGTACGACGGCACTCCCACCGCATTCGGCACCGGGCTGCGCGACCACCTGCGCAGCCTCACCCCCTGAAAGGACCCCCACCCGCATGAGCCGCACCAGAAGCACCAGCCGTACCGCCCTCCTGGCGGCACTCGGCCTCATCACGGCCACCGGCGCGACCGCCACCGTCCTCGGCACCGCCACCGCCGGCGCCGCAGCCCCCGGCTGCAAGGTGGACTACCAGATCACCAACCAGTGGAGCACCGGCTTCGGCACGAACGTGACCGTCACCAACACCGGTGACGCGTTGTCCTCCTGGACCCTCGAATGGTCCTACGCCGGCAACCAGCAGGTCACGCAGGGCTGGAACGCCACCATCACCCAGTCCGGCGCCGCCGTCACCGCCAAGAACGTCTCCTACAACGGGACGCTCGCCACGGGCGGCTCCGCCTCCTTCGGCTTCAACGGCTCCTACAGCGGTACGAACGCGGTGCCGGCCACCTTCACGCTGAACGGGGTCGTCTGCAACGGCGCCACCCCGACGACGCCGCCCACCACCCCGCCCACGACTCCCCCGACCACGCCTCCCACCACGCCGCCGGGGACCAAGGCCGACAACCCGTACGCCGGCGCCAAGGTCTACGTGAACCCCGAGTGGTCCGCGAAGGCGGCGGCCGAGCCGGGCGGCTCCAAGGTGTCCAACCAGCCCACCGGCATCTGGCTGGACCGCATCGCCGCCGTCAACGGCTCCGCCACCTCCATGGGCCTGCGCGCCCACCTCGACGAGGCCCTGAAGCAGAAGGGCACCGGAGAGCTCGTCGTCCAGCTGGTCGTCTACAACCTGCCCGGCCGCGACTGTGCCGCCCTCGCCTCCAACGGCGAGCTCGGCCCGACGGAGATCGGCCGCTACAAGACCGAGTACATCGACCCGCTCGCGGCGATCCTCGCCGACTCCAAGTACGCCGGCCTGCGGATCGTCACCACGGTCGAGATCGACTCGCTGCCCAACCTGGTCACCAACGTCTCCGGGCGTCCGACGGCCACCCCCAACTGCGACGTCATGAAGGCCAACGGCAACTACATCACCGGTGTCGGCTACGCGCTCAAGAAGCTCGGCGCCATCGCCAACGTCTACAACTACATCGACGCCGGCCACCACGGCTGGCTGGGCTGGGACGACAACTTCGGCCCCTCCGCGGAGCTGTTCAAGCAGGCCGCCTCGGCCGAGGGCTCCACGGTCGACAACGTGCACGGCTTCATCGTCAACACCGCCAACTACAGCGCCCTGAAGGAGGACCACTTCAAGATCGAGGACTCCGTCAACGGCACCTCCGTGCGCCAGTCGAAGTGGATCGACTGGAACCGGTACACCGACGAGCTGTCCTACGCCCAGGCCATGCGCGCCAAGCTGGTCTCCATCGGCTTCAACAGCAACCTCGGCATGCTGATCGACACCTCCCGCAACGGCTGGGGCGGCACCCAGCGGCCCACCGGCCCCGGCGCGCTCACCAACGTCGACACGTACGTCAACGGCGGCCGCTTCGACCGTCGCCTCAACCCCGGCAACTGGTGCAACCAGTCCGGTGCCGGTCTCGGCGAACGGCCCCAGGCGGCGCCCGCCGCGGGCATCGACGCGTACGTCTGGATGAAGCCCCCGGGCGA includes:
- a CDS encoding carbohydrate ABC transporter permease, translating into MDAAVTSAPTPVPVTRTAGEAASADSPAGGGRPPRAAGRTPRPHRARRENLAGYLFMSPWIAGFLLLTAGPMVASLYFAFTDYNLFDAPKWIGLDNFTEMFGDPRWRTSVEITGWYVVIGTPLKLAAALGVALLLNQSRRGQGFYRAAFYAPSLIGASVSIAIVWRAIFSDGAAVDRAQRVFGLDAGGWIGDPDRIIYALVALTVWQFGAPMVIFLAGLKQVPRELYEAAQVDGASPWRRFWHITLPMISPVLFFNVLLETIHSFQIFGSAYIIGSQGNACGPADGTLVYTCYLYIQGFENSRMGLASAMAWMLLLAVGLVTAVLFWSQRRWVHYEEGAR
- a CDS encoding ABC transporter substrate-binding protein, producing MLKVAGGSLAALGLTAAGCGTGSGSGDGTVTLRYSWWGSEDRAKRINQSIALFEKKFPKIKIKTDFQPYADFWKKFNTQASGGNAPDVFQNAIGFLRKYDAKNVLLDLREQAGAGNLRLDGFRAGLEKFGEVDGKLLGVPVGSNSMALVVDQAVFTKAGVSPKPGWTWDEYHEALARIRQTQGRAGDAGPYGIMYLYDLYLRQQGKAFFTTSGLGFTEADLTDWWTKAAARVKSGVYADPKKTIPAKPKSAVTAELAGCEFTWDNFAVRYTAEGKSRYGLAPIPTTDGRKTGQYLGSLMLSASKRTEHPKEAAQFIDFMVHDPEVGKIMGYDRGVPATEAQYQAYVPTDEVGKQIAAYEKQLVESRVLEPITPHPAGADVCEAAFMRLAEEMSLGERPVADAVKQYFTEAKTALSS
- a CDS encoding alpha-N-arabinofuranosidase produces the protein MSLPERTARFTLDPDFTVAPVDPRLFGSFVEHLGRCVYTGIHEPGHPAADEDGLRTDVLELVRELGVTAIRYPGGNFVSGHRWEDGVGPVDERPRRLDVAWRSTETNRFGLSEFMTFLRKAGPQTEPMMAINLGTRGITEAMDLVEYANHPGGTELSDRRVAHGDKDPFGIRLWCLGNEMDGTWQTGQKTAEEYGRLAAQTARALRSIDPDLELVACGSSARGLPTFAAWEATVLAETYEVVDHVSLHAYYEEVDGDRDSFLASAVEMEAFIEEVVATCDHVGARLKSAKKLTLSFDEWNVWYQRRPNPHAVEDWQEAPRLLEDVYTVADAVVLGSLVITLLRHADRVAVACLAQLVNVIAPIMTEPGGPAWRQTTFFPFAQASRHGRGTVLDVRVDSPAYPTAKYGEVPLLHATAVRAEDGTVTVFAVNRDRESPLPLEVTLRGLGLDRVVEHSALADADPEARNTAAEPERVLPHTVDGSTLDDGLLRAVLEPMSWNVIRLA
- a CDS encoding glycoside hydrolase family 48 protein, whose protein sequence is MHRLRPRRPLTALAAAFSLPLGLTAFGAVSTAQAASVQCSVDYRTNDWGSGFTAELTLTNRAAEALNGWTLTYSYAGDQKLTNGWSGNWSQSGKNVTVTNASWNGTLAAGAATTTGAQFTYSGANAAPTAFAVNGTPCTGAHQPPVAVLTSPTAGAVFTAGDAVPLAATAAAADGATVGKVEFYSDTTLLGTDTTAPFTFSAAGLAAGSHSLYAKAYDSLGASAESAPVGITVAAGAALVASPSQLGVRQGATGTFDLKLSTAPTANVTVSVARTSGNTNLTATPATLTFTPANWNTAQKVTVAAAATGTGSAVFTATAPGHAKAEVTVAQLAANSTYDARFLDLHGKITNPANGYFSPEGIPYHSVETLIVEAPDHGHETTSEAYSYLIWLQAMYGKITGDWTKFNGAWETMEKFMIPTHADTPTTGSYNASKPATYAPEWDLPSQYPARLDGGVTSGSDPIAGELKGAYGTDDIYGMHWIQDVDNVYGFGNEPGKCSAGPTATGPSYINTFQRGPQESVWETVTHPTCDNFSYGGRNGYLDLFTGDASYAKQWKFTNAPDADARAVQAAYWADLWAKQQGKGAQVSATVGKAAKMGDYLRYAMFDKYFKKAGNCVGPTACPAGTGKDSATYLLSWYYAWGGATDTSAGWSWRIGSSHNHSGYQNPLAAYALSSYAPLKPKSATGQADWATSLDRQLEFYRWLQSDEGAIAGGATNSWQGRYATPPAGTPTFHGLFYDEKPVYHDPASNQWFGFQAWSMERVAEYYQQTGDAEAKTVLDKWVSWALSKTTINPDGTYRIPSTLQWSGAPDTWNAANPGANAGLHVTVADYTNDVGVAAAYAKTLTYYAAKSGHAEAKRVAKALLDGMWDHHQDPLGIAVEETRADYNRFDDPVFVPSGWTGVMPNGDTVNASSTFASMRSFYQDDPAWPKIEAYLAGGAAPVFTYHRFWAQADIALAMGSYAELLE
- a CDS encoding cellulase family glycosylhydrolase, with amino-acid sequence MRHPPRLSALLAGAALTMASTAFAVMGTASGAAAASVCTVEYSVVGQWGGGYQGAVTVTNNSAALSSWSLGFDFPAGQAVSQGWGGKWSQSGASVTVVNESWNAALGTGAKVTGGFIASWTGANTAPTAFTLNGTPCDTGVPPTPTPTPSTPTPTPTAPTTPPTTPPTTPPTTPPTSPPTPVTGAPELGVTGNKFTDQNGAVRRLLGVNRSGGEFMCVQGHGFFDGPVDDASVKAIADWKANTVRIPLNEECWLGLDNIKPEYRGTNYIDAVKDLVTKVLAHGMTPVVELHWTHGQYTGNSAGCSDVHASCQKPMPGARYTPAFWTSVANTFKNDKRVVFDLFNEPYPDRATSTATQAWSCWRDGGTCPGIGYEVAGMQALVDAVRATGAKNLVLVPGIAYSNDLSQWRAYKPTDPAGNLAAAWHVYNFNTCADETCWNNTLAPVAAEVPLLAGEIGENTCGHAFIDRVMKWFDDRGLSYLGWTWNTWNCNSGPALISSYDGTPTAFGTGLRDHLRSLTP
- a CDS encoding glycoside hydrolase family 6 protein — its product is MSRTRSTSRTALLAALGLITATGATATVLGTATAGAAAPGCKVDYQITNQWSTGFGTNVTVTNTGDALSSWTLEWSYAGNQQVTQGWNATITQSGAAVTAKNVSYNGTLATGGSASFGFNGSYSGTNAVPATFTLNGVVCNGATPTTPPTTPPTTPPTTPPTTPPGTKADNPYAGAKVYVNPEWSAKAAAEPGGSKVSNQPTGIWLDRIAAVNGSATSMGLRAHLDEALKQKGTGELVVQLVVYNLPGRDCAALASNGELGPTEIGRYKTEYIDPLAAILADSKYAGLRIVTTVEIDSLPNLVTNVSGRPTATPNCDVMKANGNYITGVGYALKKLGAIANVYNYIDAGHHGWLGWDDNFGPSAELFKQAASAEGSTVDNVHGFIVNTANYSALKEDHFKIEDSVNGTSVRQSKWIDWNRYTDELSYAQAMRAKLVSIGFNSNLGMLIDTSRNGWGGTQRPTGPGALTNVDTYVNGGRFDRRLNPGNWCNQSGAGLGERPQAAPAAGIDAYVWMKPPGESDGASKEIPNDEGKGFDRMCDPTYTGNIRNGNSMSGSLPDAPLAGKWFSAQFQELLKNAHPAL